The sequence below is a genomic window from Streptococcus oralis.
CCAGAATTTCCTTGGGGGACCCTCCTTGTCAACTATCTGGGCATTTTCTGCTTGGTCTATCTGGTGAAAGGCTATCTGGTCTATAAGGGAACTAGTAAAGGCTTGGTTTTAGCACTGGGGACGGGTTTTTGCGGAGGTTTAACAACCTTTTCTAGTCTAATGCTTGATGCCGTGAAACTGCTTGATACCGGGCGTTATCTTAGCTTAATCATCTATCTGCTTTTGAGTATTGGAGGAGGTCTGCTCTTGGCTTATGTTCTAGGGAGGAAGAAATGGTAATCGTTTATCTTGCAATCGCCTGCGGGTTCGGAGCCCTTGTGCGTTATTTCTTTTCCCGCTACAATCAAGCTTCTAAATTGCCATTGGGAACTCTCATTGCCAATCTTATAGGATGTTTTTTAATTGGCCTACTCTACAATCATGTGGAGTCTAAGGAAGTCTATGCTATCCTAGCGACAGGTTTTTGTGGAGGGCTGACGACCTTTTCGACCCTGAATGATGAGCTGCAAAGACTATTAAGTGACAAGAAGGTATTTTATTGCTATTTTCTCTTAACTTACATAGGCGGTTTTCTAGCGATTTTTTTAGGAATTTTGCTATAAATTTCTTTACTTTTAGGTGGAAATTTGGTAAACTGTATCTTGTGTGTAATGGACGCACAAAAATACAGTTTATCCGCTGAGGAAGGTTCCTCAAGATTGACAAAGATAGGAGAATAAAATGAATCCATTAATCCAAAGCTTGACTGAAGGTCAACTTCGTACAGATATCCCATCATTCCGTCCTGGTGACACTGTTCGTGTACACGCGAAAGTTGTCGAAGGTAACCGTGAACGTATCCAGATTTTTGAAGGTGTTGTTATTGCACGTAAAGGTGCTGGCATCTCAGAAAACTACACAGTTCGTAAAATCTCTAACGGTGTAGGTGTTGAGCGTATCTTCCCAATCCACACTCCACGTGTTGAAAAGATCGAAGTTGTTCGTTACGGTAAAGTACGTCGTGCGAAATTGTACTACTTGCGTGCACTTCAAGGTAAGGCAGCTCGTATCAAAGAAATCCGTCGTTAATTCGACTAAAAAACTCTGCTCACCCAGCAGGGTTTTTCTCTAGCTCCCTTAGTTCAATGGATATAACAACTCCCTCCTAAGGAGTAGTTGCAGGTTCGATTCCTGCAGGGGGCATATAAACTATTGATTTTTATTCAGAAATCACTCAAGTTAAAATAGAACTTAAAAAGCGTTAGATTACGCTTTTTTGTTTTTATCAATGATGAAAACGGGAGAATTTGCATATAATTATAAAAAGACAGGATATTTTAGTTAATTGCATATAATGATTTGATTTTTTAGGAAGTAAAGAGTAAAATTTAATTAATATGATAATTAGTTAGGAGTTTGACTATGAACGGTTTAGTTTTAGGTTTGGATATTGGTATTGCCTCCGTAGGAGTGGGAATTCTAGAAAAAAATTCTGGTAAGATTATCCATACGAATTCTCGTATTTTCCCAGCTGCAACTGCTGATAGTAATGTTGTAAGAAGAAGTAGTAGACAAGCTAGACGATTAAATCGTCGAAAAAAACACCGTAGAGTTCGCTTTCAGGATCTATTTGAAGACTATGGTTTGTTAACTGATTTTTCTAAGGTATCCATTAATCTTAATCCATATCGACTTCGTGTAGATGGCTTGAATCAGCAAC
It includes:
- the crcB gene encoding fluoride efflux transporter CrcB — its product is MKKEQFYPLGIFLAAMLGGLVRYLVSTWLPASPEFPWGTLLVNYLGIFCLVYLVKGYLVYKGTSKGLVLALGTGFCGGLTTFSSLMLDAVKLLDTGRYLSLIIYLLLSIGGGLLLAYVLGRKKW
- the crcB gene encoding fluoride efflux transporter CrcB — protein: MVIVYLAIACGFGALVRYFFSRYNQASKLPLGTLIANLIGCFLIGLLYNHVESKEVYAILATGFCGGLTTFSTLNDELQRLLSDKKVFYCYFLLTYIGGFLAIFLGILL
- the rplS gene encoding 50S ribosomal protein L19, producing the protein MNPLIQSLTEGQLRTDIPSFRPGDTVRVHAKVVEGNRERIQIFEGVVIARKGAGISENYTVRKISNGVGVERIFPIHTPRVEKIEVVRYGKVRRAKLYYLRALQGKAARIKEIRR